The following nucleotide sequence is from Salinispirillum sp. LH 10-3-1.
CCTTCCTACAAACCGGGCGTGAAACTCGGTGACCTCGCGCCTTCATTACCCGAATACGCCATCACCGCCATCCGCGAAGCACTGCCCGCCTTCGGCAAACAGATTCGTGGCTTCGACCGGCCCGACGCCATTCTGACTGGCATTGAAACCCGCACGTCGTCACCCATTCGCATCAAACGCGACCACGAAAGCCTGCAAAGCTTGAACACACGCGGCCTGTATCCCGCTGGTGAAGGGGCAGGTTATGCTGGCGGCATCTTGTCGGCGGGTGTTGATGGCATCAAGGTCGCCGAGGCCGTTGCCAAAGCCATGCTGACAGACGCAGGGCTGAGCGCATGAAACTGGATGACATCAAAAAACTCCAACAGAAAAAATACCGTGCTGAGTTTGGGCACTTTTTGGTGGAAGGCGAACACCTGGTGTTGGAGCTGCAAAACGCTGTGCAGCACCAACCGGCACTGCTGAACTCGCGTTTATACGTCACTGAAGCCTGTGCGCAGTGGGCGAGCCCCTTCCCCGTTCAGGTGGTCAGTGACAAGCAGATGGCGCAGATCAGCGACACCAAAACACCGCAGGGCATTGTGGCTGTCGTGCCTACTTTTGATGTGCCCCAGGAACATACAGAAGGCGAAAAAACCGTCTACCTGCACGAAGTGCAAGATCCCGGCAACTTAGGGACTATTTTGCGTACGTTGGCGTGGTTTGGCGGTTTTCGCTTGTTGCTCAGCCCGAACAGCGTTGACCCCTACAACCCAAAAGT
It contains:
- a CDS encoding RNA methyltransferase, which codes for MKLDDIKKLQQKKYRAEFGHFLVEGEHLVLELQNAVQHQPALLNSRLYVTEACAQWASPFPVQVVSDKQMAQISDTKTPQGIVAVVPTFDVPQEHTEGEKTVYLHEVQDPGNLGTILRTLAWFGGFRLLLSPNSVDPYNPKVVRSSMGAIFHVPMELDVPLDALSQRFSSIACLDMQGQALTSATFGTHDCYLFGNEARGVPKAALADLQATPYTIAGSGLIESLNLATAVNLCVYELKR